Below is a genomic region from Nitrospinaceae bacterium.
GAAGGAGAAAAGATGGCTTACGAGAATTCACCCCATGTTGTCGATGAAACGGAAGGGGTAAAATATTACTGTACCTGCGGCGAGTCCGCCAATAAGCCGTATTGTGACGGTTCACATGAAACCAAAGGAACGGGGAAATCTCCCAAGGAATATGTCATGACAGAAGCCAAACGGGTGGCGATCTGCGACTGCGGCCATACTGGAAATTCTCCGTTCTGCGACGGATCTCACTCGAAGTTATAAATATCCCTTTGGGTCCACTTTTACAGCCGCAAAACCTCCACGCAACTATTTATTGATGGCTGGTTAAACTGCGTTTCACTTTTCTATGGAATCAACGAAATTAAATCGAAAGGCATTAAAATTAATTCATAACCTTAAAAGCCTTTTGTTTTTACTTTCCTACTATGGATTTGAAGTTCCCTGGAAAGCCTATAATAAATATATTCGAAAACGCAGTATCAAAGCCTTAAATATTAAATACCCGATCATTGATTCAATCCGGTTTAACGGTGTCGAATTTTTAATTTATTTTGAAAGCAAGGGGATCATTGAAGAATTAATCCTCAAAGAAGGCTCTTATGAGGGAGATCTATTAAATATTGCCGATCATTTTATAAAAGAGAAAACCATCATCATCGATGTGGGGGCAAATATTGGTTTTGAGAGTCTGTATTTTGCCAGAAAATACCCGACCAATCTGGTCTACAGCTATGAACCCACAGGTATCGCTTATGAATGCTTGAGAAATTCCAAAGATATCAACAGCCTAAATAACTTAAAGGTTTTCAAACTGGGGGTTGGGGAGAAAAGTGGAAGTGTGGAAATTCATTCTGCAACAAAGGAAACCTACAACAAAGGCCTGGCTTCGATTGATTCCAATTACGATCTGGACAATACATTTGTAAAGGAAACCATCGACATCATAACGCTGGACGAACACGTTAAGGAAAACATGCGGGTCTCCCTCATAAAAATTGACGTCCAGGGCTATGAAACCAAGGTTCTGGAAGGTGCGACCTCCTTGATTGCAAGAGACCAACCCGTAATTATCTATGAACATTTTGAAAGTTATTATTCCAACCCGAAGGAACTGAGAAATAAAGTAGAGGAGCTTCTCATGCCCTTCGGTTACGAGCTTTATCTTATCCGTTCAAAAAATGATTTCCGTCCTCATAGGTTCCTGGAACAATTAAATCTCAATTCCAAAAAAGAAATTAATGGAGATATCGTTGCTTTGCCCATTCATTCCTTAAAAGAGAGTTAAAAGCTCTATCTTCATTCCTTTATTTTTCTTTCCTCAACTCTGTATACACTTCCCATTCTTTATAAGGCAGAACTTTAAGAATTCTCTCTCCCTTCCTTTGCTTCCGGTTGATTATTTTTTCCAAGGTTTTGTCAAACCAATTCACTTTGTACCAACGCCGAAATATCTGCATCCTGGATTGAAGCAACTCAAAATGAAAATTGTAATAATAGGAACCGGGGCTCTTTTTGTCGAATTGAGAGAAAGTTTCAAACGTGAAAAATCGGACATGGGTGCTGTCTCCAAATGCTATAGGACTGAAGCAGTGGGGTACCCAAATTTTCAGAATACCTCCCGGCTTGAGAACTCTGTAGATTTCTCCCATGATGCCTTTCAAGTCCGGAACATGTTCAAGCACGTGAATGCAAAAAATCGCATCCACCGAACCGCTCTTAAATGGCAGGCACCGGGTGATATCGCAAACTAGATTTACCCCAGGCAGAGGCGTTATATCGACACCAACATAGTCGGAAGAATCATAATCCTCTCCGACATACCGTTTATAGCGATCGATTTTATTTTGATCGAGTTTTCCACCACCCACATCCAAACGAATTTTTTTTCCATCCAATTCGGGTCGAATATCCATTTTCACTTTAAGTAAAATTCATTTTCCGTTGTCAAATTATGCGAACACGGATCACTTCCTGGTATACCTTTGTCATATGATTCAGGTTTCTCTCCTGAGTAAATTTTTCGGCCAGACGCCGAGCCATTTCTCCCATTCTTTCCCGAACTGAGGAATCCATCAAATAGTTGATATGCTCTGCGATTTCTTTAGGATCGCCGGGGTTTTTCAAAACCATTCCGTTTTTCCCAGCTTCAATGATTTCCCCGGCGCCACTGTGGCCGCTTGCAACGACGGGCAACCCAGATGCCAGCGCCTCAATGTTGGCGTTTCCAAACGGCTCATAAATAGATGGCAGCACGAAAATATCTGCGGCGGCATAATATTTTTCAAGATCATTGACAGGTTCCAGACAATTTATTTTTTCCCGTTTTTCCTGTGAGGCAAAACTCAGATAGCGGTCCCAGTTTCCTTTACCAATCAACAAAAGGCGCCAATCGTCCGACGATAAAAATTTTAGAGATTGAATTAAAAACTTCAGTCCTTTTCGCTCAAATCCAGACCCAACAAACAGGACCAAAACCTCATTCTCCGGAATATTGAGTTCTTTGCGCACTGTCACGCGATAACGCTTTTTATTGTCCGGATGAAACCGTTTCAAAGATATCCCATTGTAAACCACCGCTATTTTATCGTCGGCAACGCGGTAATGTTTCTGGATATCCTTTTTAACCATTTCGGAGATGGCTACAATTTTTTTACACGCTCCGGTTTCAAACAACTTCTTTTCCATGAAAAGAATCAGTCCGTGAAAAGGATTAAACGGGAGAAAAAGTTTTTTAAGCGGTGAAAGAAATTTTTTACGTTGTTCCAGCCATTCTCTATGACAGCCGTCTCCGGCCCGGTAGATGTCCTGAAAAAATATTCGCTCGTGACTTTGAATGATATCAAAGCTTTGCTTTCGCACTTCTCGAACGGCAAACCATGAAAAAGACAAAGAACGAAGGAAAGAATTAAATTTCCAGGCAGGCACCGGATGCACCTGCAGTTTGGGATGATCTCCTCTATCCCATTGATGGGCAAATATATGGACCTCGTGCCCCTCGTCAGCAAGCTGATGCGTGTACTGATCCACAAATCCTTCGGCGCCGCCATAGTTCACATATTTATATCGGATGACTGCAATCTTCATCGGAGGGTCCATTTAATCCACACCACAAACTGTTTATTTCAAGGATGCGTCCAGCACGTCATAGTATACTTCAAGGGTCTGGTCCATTTTTCGGTCCCAGGTCAATTCTTTACGGCAATAGTCATAGGCATTTTCAGCCATCTCCCTGGCCCAACCCGGGTTTTGTAATATCTTCACAATCCCGTCCGCCAGACTTTTTCCGCTTTTAATTTCTGCCAGCACTCCCCGTTCCCCATCTCGGAATAACTCGGCAATGGAACCTCCACGGGTAGCCACGACAGGCGTTTTCATCGCAAAGGCCTGAGGGATCA
It encodes:
- a CDS encoding WabG; this encodes MDPPMKIAVIRYKYVNYGGAEGFVDQYTHQLADEGHEVHIFAHQWDRGDHPKLQVHPVPAWKFNSFLRSLSFSWFAVREVRKQSFDIIQSHERIFFQDIYRAGDGCHREWLEQRKKFLSPLKKLFLPFNPFHGLILFMEKKLFETGACKKIVAISEMVKKDIQKHYRVADDKIAVVYNGISLKRFHPDNKKRYRVTVRKELNIPENEVLVLFVGSGFERKGLKFLIQSLKFLSSDDWRLLLIGKGNWDRYLSFASQEKREKINCLEPVNDLEKYYAAADIFVLPSIYEPFGNANIEALASGLPVVASGHSGAGEIIEAGKNGMVLKNPGDPKEIAEHINYLMDSSVRERMGEMARRLAEKFTQERNLNHMTKVYQEVIRVRII